Proteins from a genomic interval of Plasmodium reichenowi strain SY57 chromosome 13, whole genome shotgun sequence:
- a CDS encoding hypothetical protein (conserved Plasmodium protein, unknown function), whose product MKCVLTNLDTEKNNQNDNYNNVCKLQDNAFILRKKKKNCKLKSYLKNESKIHFLFSYKENIKSSHTFNNNENIKRTQVDKNKTKESIPSNMSNSAYLIKHDNIKLSSTLKNIKDITHMNDSFPINPPGKKKKKKEKCTLLNKIINKDKININETKKNILLSSSINNNKNNEDLSPHDKKGQIKEITKTVIVYPPVQNEKDINNKKNDDDDDDDDDDDDNNNKNYYNKYYNILDNICNNTYYDDNFKNNHTIEQETSEESEILKKKKKLNDILGKYNSIKKSADKKDKSKKDIKQNYWYYDNLLQIYEHKYLKNISKVNYFNKDEHSSETFHDDYNESNKESKGLLNYNNIINNIPSEQSNKKHHTTWNNDEHILLQRNVKENEKEIYSDDKDQYFLSNNTFVSIINPTNDDNYNNDGNNNNDGNKNNGDNKNNGDNKNNGDNKNNGDNNNNDDNNDNNNYYYENYINELHKIIYNNINEQNHTKPTIHIENNTFIEKNDDNNIISSPKNESNPSTFCHNHTDQNKNINEQANIKKKKFNSTLLEETLKKLSYNENNIIDKETNFTDEEKYHVKEKKDGFYQTYYNDIYNNDNYIYQQIQYLYDNNLSTIHSGKETDKWIYQTDLDILQNNKNIFEKKCETKLLKINVPPKNPLNKMIMKNINNFNTSKTICNKKEISDQSSFSNVKDKIMANINIERIEKKKLLAHMKKNEILVKRNMLSTLREIKKTRNFLSENNNIKPLKNEPNEGHKNINRCKEDAYGERKNDKVYLDIKTYQHEENIFKNINKYNDIHMKKNKYENTKLYTFTNKSFSLNKNIEKDAQHKVKTHNTKEYKTLKNKKKDENNIKMSTSNEKQKKHIITRNEEHINNIKCKKNDNYKIIIKKKNFLKNIHKYNINDNISLLKHKDFCFKFPTFINYKNEIRITEKVNTYIYLCHRINNSISNMISFQYKYLFIHIFVYTLNLIIFFKLLKTNIFHSQNNQLLQMKGIFCILYVLIVQIYIFFVNNYFYFFLKKNIKNNISDMDKINLIHVIHQLFPQYDNMIFKNNFDNHLKINQQKDKSRNLNNSDIVKQQINNLNMSLHNNDHTIYYFTSNKIGKNEDIIKKNTFDYNKNALLKNSNLINKYEEYNMIHVDTYNKSNNNLNNTLNQKKGNVHFHDTIQQDILNHLSLNIENEKTKNKIIKTTHHKINNKTDNLYGIINNNIIKKNKMYILDDKQQNNIMDQKVIDITFFILNNQSKLNLQDFFFLKLRRYNNCFILFFTILLMYITKLFEIKDPFYFHDNKNYIFFILVNFLILLQILFCIIIEIRRLFVTKIKNFLNKRIAYLSYELNIYLNH is encoded by the coding sequence atgaaatgtGTTTTAACAAATTTGGAtacagaaaaaaataatcaaaatgaCAATTATAACAATGTGTGTAAATTACAAGATAACGCCTTTATTTtaagaaagaaaaagaaaaattgTAAACTTAAAtcttatttaaaaaatgagtctaaaattcattttctcttttcatataaggaaaatataaaatcatCTCACACTTTCAATAacaatgaaaatattaaaagaacTCAAGTAgataaaaacaaaacaaaagaaaGTATTCCTAGTAATATGTCTAATTCGGCATACTTAATAAAacatgataatataaaattgagtagtacattaaaaaatataaaagacATTACACATATGAATGATTCTTTTCCTATAAATCCTCctggaaaaaaaaaaaagaaaaaagaaaagtgTACACTtcttaataaaattattaacaaggataaaattaatataaatgaaacgaaaaaaaatattttactCTCGTCATcaattaataataataaaaataatgaagattTGTCTCCCCATGACAAAAAGGGCcaaataaaagaaataacGAAGACTGTAATTGTATATCCACCTgtacaaaatgaaaaagatataaataataaaaaaaatgatgatgatgatgatgatgatgatgatgatgatgataataataacaagaattattataacaagtattataatatacttgacaatatatgtaataatacgtactatgatgataattttaAGAATAATCATACTATTGAACAGGAAACTTCTGAGGAATCagaaattttaaaaaaaaagaaaaaactaaatgatatattagGCAAGTACAATtccataaaaaaaagtgctgataaaaaagataaaagTAAAAAGGATATTAAACAGAATTATTGgtattatgataatttattacaaatatatgaacacaagtatcttaaaaatatatccaAAGTTAATTATTTCAATAAAGATGAACATTCATCAGAAACGTTTCATGATGATTATAATGAATCAAATAAAGAATCAAAAGgtttattaaattataataatattataaataatattccAAGCGAAcaaagtaataaaaaacatCATACAACATGGAATAATGATGAACATATATTACTACAAAGGAATgttaaagaaaatgaaaaggaaatatattCTGATGATAAGgatcaatattttttatctaaTAATACTTTTGTAAGTATTATCAATCCTacaaatgatgataattataataatgatggtaataataataatgatggtaataaaaacaatggtgataataaaaacaatggtgataataaaaacaatggtgataataaaaacaatggtgataataataataatgatgataacaacgataataataattattattatgagaattatattaatgaacttcataaaataatatataataatataaatgaacaaaatcATACCAAACCAACTATTcatatagaaaataatacatttatcgaaaaaaatgatgacaacaatattatttcatcCCCTAAAAATGAATCCAATCCATCTACATTTTGTCACAATCATACAGAtcaaaacaaaaatataaatgagcaggctaatattaaaaaaaaaaaatttaacTCAACATTATTAGAGGAGACcttgaaaaaattatcatacAATGAAAATAACATTATAGATAAGGAAACAAATTTTACagatgaagaaaaatatcatgttaaagaaaaaaaggatGGATTTTATCAAACATATTATAACGATATATACAAcaatgataattatatatatcaacAAATTCAATACTTgtatgataataatttatcaaCAATTCATTCAGGAAAAGAAACAGATAAATGGATATATCAAACCGATTTGgatatattacaaaataataaaaacatatttgaaaaaaaatgtgaaACAAAACTTCTCAAAATAAATGTTCCCCCTAAAAACcctttaaataaaatgataatgaaaaatataaataattttaatacatCAAAAACTATATGtaacaaaaaagaaataagTGATCAATCATCCTTTTCAAATGTTAAGGATAAAATTATGGCAAATATAAACATAGAAAgaatagaaaaaaaaaaattattagctcatatgaagaaaaatgaaatacttgtaaaaagaaatatgtTGTCTACATTAagagaaataaaaaaaacacggaattttttatcagaaaataataatataaaacctttaaaaaatgaaccTAATGAAGgacataaaaatataaatagatGTAAAGAAGATGCATACGGAGAAAGAAAAAACGATAAGGTATATTTGGATATAAAAACTTATCAACATGAAgagaatatatttaaaaatattaataaatataatgatatacatatgaagaagaataaatatgaaaacacaaaattatatacgttcacaaataaatcattttctttaaataaaaatatagagAAAGATGCACAACACAAAGTTAAAACACATAATACCAAAGAATATAAAAccttaaaaaataagaaaaaggATGAGAACAACATAAAAATGTCTACCTCAaatgaaaaacaaaaaaaacatattataacaaGAAATGAAGAACACATAAACAAtattaaatgtaaaaagaatgataactataaaataataataaaaaaaaagaattttcttaaaaatatacacaaatacaatattaatgataatataagtTTATTAAAACATAAGGATTTCTGCTTCAAATTTCCTACATtcattaattataaaaatgaaatacGCATAACAGAAAAGgttaatacatatatatatttatgtcATAGAATTAATAATTCTATATCAAATATGATAAGTTTTCAATACaagtatttatttattcatatatttgtttacACATTGAAccttataatattttttaaacttttaaaaaccaatatttttcattcacaaaataatcaattattacaaatgaaaggaatattttgtattctatatgttttaatagttcaaatatatatattctttgtcaataattatttttatttttttcttaaaaagaatataaaaaataacatttCTGATATggataaaattaatttaatacATGTTATACATCAGTTATTTCCTcaatatgataatatgatctttaaaaataattttgacAACCACCTTAAAATCAATCAACAAAAGGATAAATCAAGAAATCTAAATAATTCAGATATTGTCAAacaacaaataaataatttaaacatgtcattacataataatgatcatactatatattatttcacttctaataaaataggaaaaaatgaagatataattaaaaaaaatacatttgattataataaaaatgcacttttaaaaaatagtaatttaataaataaatatgaagaatataACATGATACATGTTGATACCTATAATAAATCTAATAacaatttaaataatacattgaatcaaaaaaaaggtAATGTACATTTTCATGATACTATACAACAGGATATTTTAAATCACctttctttaaatatagagaatgaaaaaacaaaaaataaaataataaaaacaacacatcataaaataaataataaaactgataatttatatggtataataaataacaatataataaaaaaaaataaaatgtatatattagatgataaacaacaaaataatattatggATCAAAAAGTTATCGATATAACattctttatattaaataatcagagcaaattaaatttacaggattttttctttttaaaactTAGGAGATACAAtaattgttttattttattttttacaatactccttatgtatataacaaaattatttgaaataaaagatcccttttattttcatgataacaaaaattatattttcttcattctAGTAAATTTTCTTATACTTCTTCAAATActtttttgtataattattgAAATTAGGAGACTGTTTGTAACgaagataaaaaatttcCTTAACAAAAGAATAGCATACCTTTCATATGAACTTAACATATATCTGAACcattaa
- a CDS encoding hypothetical protein (conserved Plasmodium protein, unknown function) encodes MRLFNLLTKNVNCFKKLIEENKKSKNICHIFHGRNICTNVITQEEKPNVHLMTYDMDNNNVTKDFFINTFKNVNTYNVFNNTIYITDTIISKENDASRKLLYFKWKARKSYKKRVLNLPSTKSRRRYAQKNR; translated from the coding sequence ATGAGACTTTTTAACctattaacaaaaaatgtcaactgttttaaaaaattgattgaagagaataaaaaaagtaaaaatatatgtcATATTTTTCATGGTAGAAATATTTGTACAAATGTAATAACACAAGAAGAAAAACCTAATGTACACCTAATGACATATGATatggataataataacGTTACCAAagatttttttattaatacattcaaaaatgtaaatacatacaacgtttttaataatactatatatattactgATACTATTATATCTAAAGAAAATGATGCATCCAGAAAATTACTCTATTTTAAATGGAAAGCTAGAAAGTCATATAAAAAGAGAGTACTTAATTTACCCTCTACCAAATCAAGAAGAAGATACGCacaaaaaaatagataa
- a CDS encoding hypothetical protein (conserved Plasmodium protein, unknown function), with the protein MKLSLVIFCIVIIFFKENISVKIKTNDTAIFDINKVLQKKLAVLYRKGNKLNNYFFSYIEKNGKNNKCYRYIQEALYDPNTQIMKNEVMKSFNYSKDILKKTFHDIINKLFLYIKNVFLKKYFVFFLLYLINFNCDTLASQMNDPYILNNYNLELNASPSIYNLKYEEIGIPISNSTVKGWLIKPTKKSNKLFLLLHGYNSNRQACLFFLNILKNLNIHNDTTIFIPDMKNFNERGVDDIYNILSYFKDNMGLNEVNIYTQSSTNLLVLLLSKHYKNKIANKSKEKFIKTIIPYSTDKNKNKNTENIIYIDKYIFDSPIFNLHKTINMHFNLSDIDKKLNEERMKNKQEINLHDKKSIMNYFLSFCMWLLNNQLKGHLYDYDFNKIITENDINTSNIYILHPLNDNISLLNILSQEVKENRMFPLKNIYIFKNGKHANIYGSAKREYSLIVKRILKGFNILDFLYYIPLRSRFSSLPF; encoded by the coding sequence atgaaattatcGCTAgtaattttttgtatagtaataattttttttaaggaAAACATCAgtgtaaaaataaaaacaaatgatACAGCTATATTTGATATAAACAAAGTGCTACAAAAAAAGCTAGCGGTTTTATACAGAAAAGGGAACAAATTAAacaattattttttttcttatattgagaagaatggaaaaaataataaatgttatCGATACATACAAGAGGCCTTGTATGATCCAAATACacaaataatgaaaaatgaaGTAATGAAATCATTTAATTATAGTAAGGACATATTAAAGAAGACATTTCACGATATTATAAACaagttatttttatatataaagaatgtgtttttaaaaaaatattttgtttttttcttattatatttaataaatttcaACTGTGATACATTAGCATCTCAAATGAATGATccttatattttaaataattacaaTTTAGAATTGAATGCTTCACCAAGCATATACAACTTGaaatatgaagaaattGGAATACCAATATCTAATAGTACTGTGAAAGGTTGGTTAATAAAACCAACGAAGAAAAGCaacaaattatttttacttttacatggatataatagtaatagACAAGCATGTTTATTctttttgaatattttaaaaaatttaaatattcacAATGATACTACCATATTTATACCtgatatgaaaaattttaatgaaAGAGGAGTAGatgatatttataatatattgagTTATTTTAAAGATAATATGGGATTAAATGAGGTAAATATTTATACCCAGTCATCTACGAATTTACTcgttttattattatcaaaacattataaaaacaaaatagcaaataaatcaaaagagaaatttataaaaactATTATTCCATATTCTACTGATAAGAACAAAAATAAGAATAcagaaaatattatatatatagataaatatatttttgattctccaatatttaatttacACAAAACTATAAATATGCATTTTAATTTAAGTGATattgataaaaaattaaatgaggagaggatgaaaaataaacaGGAGATAAATTTAcatgataaaaaaagtatCATGAATTATTTCCTTTCATTCTGTATGTGGTTATTAAATAATCAATTAAAAGGACATTTATACGATTAtgattttaataaaataattacagaaaatgatattaatacatccaacatatatatattacacccattaaatgataatatctctttattaaatatattatctcAAGAAGTTAAAGAAAATAGAATGTTTccattaaaaaatatatatatattcaaaaatgGAAAGCATgctaatatatatggatCTGCCAAACGCGAATATAGCTTAATAGTTAAAAGGATATTGAAGGGATTCAATATTTTAGACTtcctttattatatacCCCTGAGATCAAGGTTTTCTTCTCTTCCTTTCTAA
- a CDS encoding SAM dependent methyltransferase, putative gives MYCLNFYNVYIFNNLKRKLFNSQILKRGISDVCESKIITLTKSKEYDKFKIYRNNVYNNIYENQILHGVKVHNVDSKGYGEIALYVTRKHSLFFLKYFLLIPEEQVNIKVLQINKKKEKISFQVLCKTKKSKYEITPQCEHFSKCGGCMFQHIDYNFEKQLKRNLLISLCEKYNINFLYSNQNYLQDYHNFVTLDEKNEQDLIEISQIKSEYINDNINNGDQDDSKNANIMEERYLNNNNYKVINKNIIYDEEDEKYEFKNNDDNIVDNEYNNITIQKENGNKNKLHNIYQKEKNNEEKRNICYAKLYNFIYSNDYNYRNKSSINFCVTDHLSIGFYKKNSYEICDINNCYIHDKYIQDIYTQIKNEIKEHFIKNNIYIFNKINNNGYLKSVDIKISDYNKEKQILINFIGYTLTNTQTKKSLITIANNLALKNPSIKSVLYNEQKNKLKQNKKEILLYGENHIYHSYNKYIYKLGANTFFQPNQYLNQYIIRIISKIIEKYKINSSNTCLYDLFCGIGFYSIPLANLFDHVISIDYSIDNIKSLEENINLNKIKNIRCIQMDLFNQHNLKQINLHIRRYIVNTVKEKKIDLYDKIKEYIRLTFIQTNNENILVENIQKIQSPYSTLPRFIYEQLNNFNTNTFKENNDNIITEDIFKNLNVHNDEYINNNKNNNDIEYSNDNDMIKFKQNEFVMPSPDLIIVNPPRKGCGKVFRRWIRGLCCKHIIYVSCNVNSQFKDISHLINLGYIIKDIIPLDTFPRTPHFETIVYLKLNSKKVHHSKEEILQFEMNEIKNKKKFKQE, from the exons ATGTATTGTTTAAATTTCTATAATGTTTACATTTTCAACAATTTGAAAAGAAAACTTTTTAATTCTCAAATATTGAAAAGGGGAATTAGTGATGTATGTGAaagtaaaataataacacTTACAAAAAGTAAGGAATATGATAAGTTCAAAATTTATAgaaataatgtatataataatatatatgagaATCAAATCCTTCATGGTGTAAAA GTACACAATGTTGATTCAAAAGGATATGGAGAAATTGCACTGTATGTTACAAGAAAAcattcattattttttttgaaatattttttattaattccGGAGGAACAGGTGAATATAAAAGTCCTACAGattaataagaaaaaagagAAGATAAGCTTTCAAGTTTTATGCAAAACCAAAAAGAgtaaatatgaaataacACCACAATGTGAACATTTTTCTAAATGTGGAGGATGTATGTTTCAGCACATTGattataattttgaaaaaCAGCTAAAGAGGAATTTATTGATTTCCTTAtgtgaaaaatataatataaattttttatatagtaatcaaaattatttacaagattatcataattttgttACATTGGATGAAAAGAACGAACAAGATTTAATTGAAATATCACAAATTAAATctgaatatataaatgataatataaataatggGGATCAAGACGATTCAAAAAATGCAAATATTATGGAAGAAAGATAtctaaataataataactataaagttataaataagaatattatatatgacgaagaagatgaaaaatatgaattcaaaaataatgatgataatatagTAGATAATGaatacaataatataacaatacaaaaagaaaatggaaataaaaacaaactacataatatttatcaaaaggaaaaaaataatgaagaaaagagaaatatatgttatgcgaaattatataactttatatattcaaatgattataattacCGAAATAAATCATCTATTAATTTTTGTGTAACTGATCATTTATCCATAggattttataaaaaaaatagttATGAAATTTgtgatataaataattgttatattcatgataaatatatacaagaTATTTATACCCAgattaaaaatgaaataaaagaacattttataaaaaataatatttatatatttaataaaataaataataatggaTATCTTAAAAGTgtagatataaaaattagtgattataataaagaaaaacaaatattaataaattttatagGATATACATTAACAAATACTCAAACTAAAAAAAGTCTAATAACCATAGCAAACAATTTAGCATTAAAAAATCCATCGATCAAAAGTGTCTTATATAATGAACAGAAGAATAAATTAAAGcaaaacaaaaaagaaatattattatatggggaaaatcatatatatcattcatataataaatatatatataaattagGAGCCAATACATTTTTCCAGCCAAATCAATATTTAaatcaatatattattagaatAATTTCTAAAAtaattgaaaaatataaaattaattcttcaaatacatgtttatatgatttattcTGCGGTATTGGTTTTTATTCTATACCTCTTGCAAATTTGTTTGATCACGTTATTAGTATTGATTATTCtatagataatataaaatcattagaagaaaatattaatctaaataaaattaaaaatattagatGTATACAAATGGATCTATTTAATCAACATAatttaaaacaaataaacTTACATATAAGAAGATATATTGTTAACACTgttaaagaaaaaaaaattgatttatatgataaaataaaagaatatattagaTTAACATTTATACAGacaaataatgaaaatattcTTGTGGAAAACATACAG aaaatTCAGTCCCCATATAGTACTTTACCACGTTTTATTTATGAACAATTAAACAATTTCAATACTAACACATTTaaggaaaataatgataatattataacagaagatatttttaaaaatctTAATGTTCATaatgatgaatatataaataataataaaaataataatgatattgAATATTCGAATGACAACGATATGATCAAATTTAAACAAAATG AATTCGTGATGCCAAGTCCAGACTTGATAATTGTTAACCCCCCCCGAAAAGGATGTGGAAag GTATTTAGAAGGTGGATAAGAGGACTATGCTGCAAGcatataatttatgtatCATGCAATGTGAACAGTCAATTTAAGGATATCAGTCATTTGATTAATTTAGG ttatattataaaagatattataCCCTTGGACACATTCCCAAGAACTCCTCATTTTGAAACAATagtttatttaaaattgAATTCTAAGAAG GTTCATCATAGTAAGGAAGAAATACTACAATTCGAGATGAATGAAATTAagaataagaaaaaatttaaacAAGAATAA
- a CDS encoding 26S protease regulatory subunit 10B, putative: protein MDNKESIKLYVKKVIEHREIESKVKKLRLDIKELNKKYEKTEDNLKALQSVGQIIGQVLKQLEDEKFIVKASSGPRYVVGCKSKINKSKLVIGTRVSLDMTTLTVMKRLPCEVDPLVFNMISDIDKSENSTNKVNYNQIGGLSEQIRQMREVVELPILNPYLYKRVGIKTPKGVLLYGPPGTGKTLLARAMASNINCNFMRIVVSAIVDKYIGESARIIREMFNYAKEHQPCIIFMDEIDAIGGRRFSQGTSADREIQRTLMELLNHLDGFEELGNVKIIMATNRPDVLDPALVRPGRLDRKIEIPLPNETARIEILKIHANKMTKLGDIDYESVCRLCDGFNGADLRNVCTEAGMFAIRAMRDYVIEEDFYKAARKISEGKKLEGKIEYEKI, encoded by the coding sequence ATGGATAACAAGGAAAGCATAAAATTGTATGTGAAGAAAGTTATTGAACACAGAGAAATTGAGAGTAAAGTAAAGAAGTTAAGATTAGATATAAAAGagttaaataaaaaatatgagaAAACGGAAGATAATTTAAAGGCCTTACAAAGTGTAGGTCAAATAATAGGACAAGTATTAAAACAGCTAGAAGATGAAAAATTTATTGTGAAAGCTTCTAGTGGTCCTAGATATGTAGTAGGATGTAAATctaaaattaataaaagtaaattAGTAATAGGTACAAGAGTATCATTAGATATGACAACATTAACCGTTATGAAAAGATTACCGTGTGAAGTGGATCCTTTAGTTTTTAATATGATAAGTGATATAGATAAAAGTGAAAATAGTACAAACAAAGTTAATTATAATCAAATAGGTGGGTTGAGTGAACAAATAAGACAAATGAGAGAAGTAGTAGAGTTACCTATACTTAAtccttatttatataaaagagTTGGAATAAAAACACCTAAAGgtgttttattatatggTCCTCCAGGTACAGGAAAAACATTATTAGCAAGAGCAATGGCATCTAACATTAATTGTAATTTTATGAGAATTGTTGTATCAGCTATTgtagataaatatataggAGAAAGTGCACGTATTATTAGAGAGATGTTTAATTATGCAAAGGAACATCAACcatgtattatttttatggaTGAAATTGATGCTATAGGAGGTAGAAGATTTTCTCAAGGTACTTCAGCTGATAGAGAAATACAGAGAACGCTTATGGAATTATTAAATCACCTAGATGGATTTGAAGAATTAGGTAATGtcaaaattattatggCTACTAATCGACCAGATGTATTAGATCCTGCTTTAGTTAGACCAGGAAGATTAGATAGAAAAATTGAAATACCATTACCAAATGAAACAGCCAGAATAGAAATACTTAAAATACATGCAAATAAAATGACTAAACTAGGAGATATAGATTACGAATCTGTATGTAGATTGTGTGATGGATTTAATGGTGCTGATTTAAGAAATGTTTGTACGGAAGCTGGTATGTTTGCAATTAGAGCTATGAGGGATTATGTTATAGAGGAAGATTTTTATAAAGCTGCCAGAAAAATAAGTgaaggaaaaaaattagaGGGTAAAATTGAATATGAAAAGATATAA